One genomic window of Eptesicus fuscus isolate TK198812 chromosome 6, DD_ASM_mEF_20220401, whole genome shotgun sequence includes the following:
- the CATSPER3 gene encoding cation channel sperm-associated protein 3 isoform X1, whose protein sequence is MSQHVYHHTRPRAISSTLLGNVSMFCARLRTIKRKDVQCQAFVKRFLRSKLFKIIMISTISLNAFLVVLWTDYKTRYNLFTLFEVSEIFFVAIYSAEFYMKLYVDPIDFWKDGYNLLDLTIIIVISIPYALRKIKGKHYPHLKIANGMQSLRILKLITYSRGIRTLITAIGQTFYTVASVLILFFILMYIFAILGFCLFGDPDKGDLKNWGNLAVAFFTLFSLATVDGWTDLQQQLDDRNFILSRAFTIIFILLGSFVFLSMFVGVMIIHTENSIKKFERELMLERHMTLMKEKQVIVKRQQEEVSRLMKTQANVDYKSFGELVENFKNTLQHTDPMVLDDFATSLPFIDIYLSTLDNQDTTIYKLQELYYEIVHVLNLMLEDMPQKKQSLSSAKIDEK, encoded by the exons ATGTCTCAACATGTATATCATCATACCCGCCCAAGGGCCATTTCCAGTACCCTGTTGGGTAATGTATCGATGTTCTGTGCAAGACTCAGGACAATTAA GAggaaagatgttcaatgtcaggCATTTGTGAAGAGATTCTTAAGGAGTAAACTGTTTAAGATAATTATGATTAGCACCATCTCACTTAATGCCTTTTTGGTGGTCTTGTGGACTGATTATAAAACAAGATACAACTTGTTCACACTTTTTGAG GTCTCAGAGATCTTCTTTGTGGCCATATATAGCGCCGAGTTCTATATGAAGCTCTACGTGGACCCCATTGACTTCTGGAAGGACGGCTACAATCTGCTAGACTTGACCATCATCATCGTTATCTCAATCCCCTATGCCCTCCGCAAGATCAAGGGCAAGCACTACCCTCACCTCAAGATTGCTAATGGCATGCAGTCTCTGCGCATCCTCAAGCTTATCACCTACAGCCGGGGCATCCGG ACGCTCATCACCGCCATTGGGCAGACATTCTACACTGTGGCCTCTGTGCTCATCCTGTTCTTCATCCTGATGTACATCTTCGCTATCCTGGGCTTCTGCCTGTTTGGAGATCCAGATAAGGGTGACCTGAAAAACTGGGGGAACCTGGCTGTGGCCTTCTTTACCCTCTTCAGCTTGGCGACG GTCGATGGCTGGACAGacctgcagcagcagctggacGACAGGAATTTTATTCTGAGCCGAGCATTCACCATCATCTTCATCTTGCTTGGCTCCTTCGTCTTCCTCAGCATGTTCGTGGGTGTGATGATCATCCACACCGAG AACTCCATCAAAAAGTTTGAGCGGGAGCTGATGCTGGAGAGGCACATGACGCTCATGAAAGAGAAGCAGGTGATCGTGAAGCGGCAGCAGGAGGAGGTCAGCAGGCTGATGAAGACACAG GCAAATGTTGACTACAAAAGTTTTGGTGAGCTGGTGGAGAACTTCAAGAACACCCTGCAGCACACTGACCCCATGGTCTTGGATGATTTTGCCACTAGCCTGCCCTTCATCGACATCTATTTGTCCACTCTGGACAACCAGGACACTACGATTTACAA GCTCCAAGAGCTGTATTACGAGATTGTGCACGTGCTGAACCTGATGCTCGAAGACATGCCCCAGAAGAAGCAGTCGCTTTCCTCAGCAAAGATTGACGAGAAGTAG
- the CATSPER3 gene encoding cation channel sperm-associated protein 3 isoform X2, which produces MISTISLNAFLVVLWTDYKTRYNLFTLFEVSEIFFVAIYSAEFYMKLYVDPIDFWKDGYNLLDLTIIIVISIPYALRKIKGKHYPHLKIANGMQSLRILKLITYSRGIRTLITAIGQTFYTVASVLILFFILMYIFAILGFCLFGDPDKGDLKNWGNLAVAFFTLFSLATVDGWTDLQQQLDDRNFILSRAFTIIFILLGSFVFLSMFVGVMIIHTENSIKKFERELMLERHMTLMKEKQVIVKRQQEEVSRLMKTQANVDYKSFGELVENFKNTLQHTDPMVLDDFATSLPFIDIYLSTLDNQDTTIYKLQELYYEIVHVLNLMLEDMPQKKQSLSSAKIDEK; this is translated from the exons ATGATTAGCACCATCTCACTTAATGCCTTTTTGGTGGTCTTGTGGACTGATTATAAAACAAGATACAACTTGTTCACACTTTTTGAG GTCTCAGAGATCTTCTTTGTGGCCATATATAGCGCCGAGTTCTATATGAAGCTCTACGTGGACCCCATTGACTTCTGGAAGGACGGCTACAATCTGCTAGACTTGACCATCATCATCGTTATCTCAATCCCCTATGCCCTCCGCAAGATCAAGGGCAAGCACTACCCTCACCTCAAGATTGCTAATGGCATGCAGTCTCTGCGCATCCTCAAGCTTATCACCTACAGCCGGGGCATCCGG ACGCTCATCACCGCCATTGGGCAGACATTCTACACTGTGGCCTCTGTGCTCATCCTGTTCTTCATCCTGATGTACATCTTCGCTATCCTGGGCTTCTGCCTGTTTGGAGATCCAGATAAGGGTGACCTGAAAAACTGGGGGAACCTGGCTGTGGCCTTCTTTACCCTCTTCAGCTTGGCGACG GTCGATGGCTGGACAGacctgcagcagcagctggacGACAGGAATTTTATTCTGAGCCGAGCATTCACCATCATCTTCATCTTGCTTGGCTCCTTCGTCTTCCTCAGCATGTTCGTGGGTGTGATGATCATCCACACCGAG AACTCCATCAAAAAGTTTGAGCGGGAGCTGATGCTGGAGAGGCACATGACGCTCATGAAAGAGAAGCAGGTGATCGTGAAGCGGCAGCAGGAGGAGGTCAGCAGGCTGATGAAGACACAG GCAAATGTTGACTACAAAAGTTTTGGTGAGCTGGTGGAGAACTTCAAGAACACCCTGCAGCACACTGACCCCATGGTCTTGGATGATTTTGCCACTAGCCTGCCCTTCATCGACATCTATTTGTCCACTCTGGACAACCAGGACACTACGATTTACAA GCTCCAAGAGCTGTATTACGAGATTGTGCACGTGCTGAACCTGATGCTCGAAGACATGCCCCAGAAGAAGCAGTCGCTTTCCTCAGCAAAGATTGACGAGAAGTAG